A genome region from Streptomyces pratensis includes the following:
- a CDS encoding LCP family protein, whose protein sequence is MDAQGRGRDEGIDPADQWVLNPDTGDYELRLTPSSGRSSAPTGTSGVRTPGPRRGTKPKSEAAEPGDRASVPGQRGGRRGAGGGRGDRDEARKPGGRAAAPVAGRRKAKPKKSGKKKALVWTGGVLAFLMVGVGTTGYLVYQHFNGNITAVSTDGAGTGGFSKDRAINVLVIGTDKRTGEGNEGYGDAGSVGHADTNILFHVSKDRTNATALSIPRDLIADIPVCPTKLENGEEKDIPATPGGRFNTSLGQSERTPSCTMRTVTELTGIEVDHFMVADFNAVKSLTTAVGGVDVCLAKDIDDKDSHLKLARGEHTLQGEQALAFLRTRHSVGFGSDLSRIEIQQQFLGSLMRKLKSNDTLTSPTKMWSLAEAATNALTVDDKIADINQLRKLGMELASVDPKNITFTTVPVLDNPNDKATVILDESKAPQVFSMMREDVSFTAVEKQEKAAAKAEADAKLKGTMADAADVRVDVYNGGAPAGSAQNALDWLQNEQGVLKSTNQANAPEDVKKTQLVYAPNQADQARRLADMMGLSASALKPTTTDAGEMDPMKLTLGPDFKTAGSPLSAPKKAPDDIQRVEADKAVCAK, encoded by the coding sequence GTGGACGCGCAAGGCCGTGGGCGGGACGAGGGAATCGACCCCGCAGACCAATGGGTACTCAACCCCGACACCGGTGATTACGAACTGCGACTGACCCCCTCCTCAGGGCGATCATCCGCGCCGACGGGTACGTCGGGCGTGAGAACGCCCGGACCGCGCCGCGGGACGAAGCCGAAGTCGGAAGCGGCGGAGCCGGGGGACCGGGCCTCCGTGCCCGGCCAGCGCGGCGGGCGCCGGGGCGCGGGCGGCGGACGCGGGGACCGGGACGAGGCGCGGAAGCCTGGGGGCCGGGCGGCAGCACCGGTCGCCGGGCGCCGCAAGGCGAAGCCGAAGAAGTCAGGCAAGAAGAAGGCCCTGGTCTGGACCGGCGGCGTGCTCGCCTTCCTGATGGTGGGCGTCGGCACCACGGGCTACCTCGTGTACCAGCACTTCAACGGCAACATCACCGCCGTCTCCACCGACGGGGCCGGCACCGGTGGCTTCAGCAAGGACCGGGCGATCAACGTCCTGGTGATCGGCACCGACAAGCGGACCGGTGAGGGCAACGAGGGCTACGGGGACGCGGGGAGCGTCGGCCACGCCGACACCAACATCCTCTTCCACGTCTCCAAGGACCGCACGAACGCGACCGCGCTCAGCATCCCGCGTGACCTGATAGCCGACATCCCCGTCTGCCCGACAAAGCTGGAGAACGGGGAGGAGAAGGACATCCCCGCCACACCCGGCGGACGCTTCAACACCAGCCTCGGACAGTCCGAGCGCACCCCCAGCTGCACCATGCGCACCGTCACCGAGCTCACCGGCATCGAGGTCGACCACTTCATGGTGGCCGACTTCAACGCGGTCAAGTCGCTGACGACCGCTGTCGGAGGCGTTGACGTCTGCCTGGCCAAGGACATCGACGACAAGGACTCGCACCTCAAGCTGGCCAGGGGAGAGCACACCCTCCAGGGCGAACAGGCCCTGGCCTTCCTGCGTACCCGGCACTCCGTCGGCTTCGGCAGCGACTTGAGCCGCATCGAGATCCAGCAGCAGTTCCTGGGCTCGCTGATGCGCAAGCTGAAGTCCAACGACACCCTGACCAGCCCCACGAAGATGTGGTCGCTCGCCGAGGCGGCCACCAACGCGCTCACCGTCGACGACAAGATCGCCGACATAAACCAGCTCCGCAAGCTGGGCATGGAGCTGGCGTCGGTCGACCCCAAGAACATCACGTTCACCACGGTCCCGGTGCTGGACAACCCGAACGACAAGGCCACCGTGATCCTCGACGAGTCCAAGGCCCCGCAGGTCTTCTCGATGATGCGCGAGGACGTCTCCTTCACCGCGGTGGAGAAGCAGGAGAAGGCGGCGGCGAAGGCCGAGGCGGACGCCAAGCTGAAGGGCACGATGGCCGACGCGGCGGACGTGCGGGTCGACGTCTACAACGGCGGCGCACCCGCGGGCTCCGCGCAGAACGCGCTGGACTGGCTGCAGAACGAACAGGGCGTGCTGAAGTCCACGAACCAGGCGAACGCGCCGGAGGACGTGAAGAAGACCCAGCTCGTCTACGCCCCCAACCAGGCGGACCAGGCACGCCGGCTGGCCGACATGATGGGCCTGTCGGCCTCGGCCCTCAAGCCGACGACGACGGACGCGGGCGAGATGGATCCGATGAAGCTGACGCTGGGACCGGACTTCAAGACCGCGGGCAGCCCGCTCTCGGCCCCGAAGAAGGCGCCGGACGACATCCAGCGCGTCGAGGCGGACAAGGCGGTCTGCGCCAAGTAG
- a CDS encoding FAD-binding and (Fe-S)-binding domain-containing protein, with the protein MPATDLVRDLAQAVHGDVESDATARALTTMDASNYRRVPQAVVAPRDAADVAETLRVCREHATPVVPRGGGTSIAGQATGTGVVLDFTRHMRRVLELDPASRTAVVQPGVVLDDLRAAAAPHGLTFGPDPSTHSRCTLGGMIGNNSCGSHSVAWGTTADNLRSLRVIRYGGGEAMHIGRGLPDAPPGLHEFAAGHLALLRTGFPELPRRISGYALDALLPEHGPDPARALCGSEGTLAVVTEATVRLVEVPVARALAVLGYADESAAAEAAPGLLPHGPLTVEGMAADLVREPAGLPRGAAWLFVETGGATPAEAGAHAKRILRAADALDGTVVTDPAAMRALWRIREDAAGTATRMPDGTEAWPGWEDCAVPPARLGPYLRDFRALLTEHGLRGTPYGHFGDGCIHVRIDFDLLTEQGVARFRRFSEEQAGLVVAHGGSLSGEHGDGQARAELLPRMYGDDMVRLFTRFKDLWDPDGGLNPGILARPARLDENLRFAVLPGRPVDVAFGYPHDGGDFSAAVRRCVGVAKCRTEKAGPDVMCPSFRATGEEAHSTRGRARLLHEMLAGEVVTDGWRSTEVLDALDLCLSCKGCRTDCPAGVDMATYKAEFLHHHYKGRLRPAAHYAMGGLPRWLRAAAPFAGALNALARIGPLAALVKRLGGIDPHRTLPVLARQTFRAWARDRRTAGAGPVVVLWPDTFTDHLSPEAGRAAVRVLEAAGRTPVLPGRGVCCGLTYVSTGRLDAARAVMRRTLDRMGAAPGAPVVVLEPSCAATLRTDLPELLPGDPRAAALAASVRTLARYLEEYAPDWTPPRLDRRVAGQTHCHQHAVFGDAAERRLRERAGLTGELSGGCCGLAGNFGFEKGHRDVSVACAEDQLLPAVRAAAPGTELLADGFSCRTQLDQLTGRRARHLAEVLAEGLDT; encoded by the coding sequence ATGCCCGCCACCGACCTCGTACGAGACCTGGCCCAGGCCGTTCACGGCGACGTGGAGTCCGACGCGACCGCCCGCGCCCTCACGACCATGGACGCCTCCAACTACCGCCGCGTCCCCCAAGCCGTCGTGGCACCCCGCGACGCCGCGGACGTCGCGGAAACGCTCCGCGTCTGCCGGGAACACGCCACCCCGGTCGTGCCCCGCGGCGGCGGCACCTCCATCGCCGGCCAGGCCACCGGCACCGGAGTCGTCCTGGACTTCACCCGCCACATGCGGCGCGTCCTCGAGCTGGACCCCGCCTCCCGCACCGCCGTCGTCCAGCCCGGCGTCGTCCTGGACGACCTCCGCGCCGCGGCGGCCCCGCACGGGCTGACGTTCGGCCCCGACCCGTCCACCCACAGCCGCTGCACGCTCGGCGGCATGATCGGCAACAACTCCTGCGGCTCGCACTCCGTGGCCTGGGGCACCACCGCCGACAACCTCCGGAGTCTCCGGGTCATCCGCTACGGCGGAGGCGAGGCCATGCACATCGGCCGGGGCCTGCCCGACGCGCCTCCGGGCCTCCATGAATTCGCCGCGGGCCACCTCGCCCTCCTGCGCACCGGCTTCCCCGAGCTCCCGCGCCGGATCTCCGGATACGCCCTCGACGCGCTGCTCCCCGAGCACGGCCCCGACCCCGCCCGTGCCCTGTGCGGCAGCGAGGGGACACTCGCCGTGGTCACCGAGGCGACCGTCCGCCTCGTCGAGGTGCCGGTCGCCCGCGCGCTCGCCGTCCTCGGCTACGCCGACGAGTCGGCCGCCGCCGAAGCCGCCCCCGGCCTCCTGCCCCACGGCCCGCTCACCGTCGAGGGCATGGCCGCCGACCTCGTACGCGAACCGGCGGGACTGCCACGCGGCGCGGCCTGGCTGTTCGTGGAGACGGGCGGCGCCACCCCCGCCGAGGCCGGCGCACACGCGAAACGGATCCTGCGCGCCGCCGACGCCCTGGACGGCACCGTCGTCACCGACCCCGCCGCCATGCGGGCCCTGTGGCGCATCCGCGAGGACGCCGCCGGCACGGCGACCCGGATGCCCGACGGCACGGAGGCGTGGCCGGGCTGGGAGGACTGCGCCGTACCGCCCGCCCGCCTGGGACCGTATCTGCGTGACTTCCGGGCCCTGCTCACCGAACACGGCCTGCGCGGAACGCCGTACGGGCACTTCGGCGACGGCTGCATCCATGTGCGTATCGACTTCGACCTGCTGACCGAACAAGGCGTCGCCCGCTTCCGCCGCTTCTCCGAGGAACAGGCCGGCCTCGTCGTCGCGCACGGCGGATCGCTGAGCGGCGAGCACGGCGACGGACAGGCCAGGGCCGAGCTGCTGCCCCGGATGTACGGCGACGACATGGTGCGTCTGTTCACGCGCTTCAAGGACCTCTGGGACCCCGACGGCGGCCTGAACCCCGGCATCCTCGCCCGCCCCGCACGGCTCGACGAGAACCTCCGCTTCGCCGTGCTCCCCGGACGCCCCGTGGACGTCGCCTTCGGCTACCCGCACGACGGCGGCGACTTCTCGGCCGCCGTACGCCGCTGCGTCGGCGTCGCCAAGTGCCGTACGGAGAAGGCCGGTCCGGACGTGATGTGCCCCTCGTTCCGGGCGACCGGCGAGGAGGCCCACTCCACCCGTGGCCGCGCCCGGCTGCTCCACGAGATGCTCGCCGGTGAGGTCGTCACGGACGGCTGGCGGTCCACGGAGGTGCTGGACGCCCTCGACCTGTGCCTGTCCTGCAAGGGGTGCCGCACCGATTGCCCGGCGGGCGTCGACATGGCCACGTACAAGGCGGAGTTCCTCCACCACCACTACAAGGGCAGACTGCGCCCGGCCGCGCACTACGCCATGGGCGGCCTGCCCAGGTGGCTGCGGGCGGCGGCCCCCTTCGCGGGCGCGCTGAACGCCCTGGCGCGGATCGGACCGCTCGCCGCCCTCGTCAAACGGCTCGGAGGTATCGACCCGCACCGCACGCTCCCGGTCCTGGCGCGGCAGACGTTCCGGGCCTGGGCGCGCGACCGCCGGACGGCAGGGGCCGGACCGGTCGTCGTCCTCTGGCCGGACACCTTCACCGACCACCTCTCCCCGGAGGCCGGCCGTGCGGCGGTCCGGGTCCTGGAGGCGGCCGGCCGGACGCCGGTGCTGCCCGGTCGCGGCGTGTGCTGCGGCCTCACCTATGTGTCGACGGGCCGGCTCGACGCGGCCCGCGCGGTCATGCGCCGCACCCTGGACCGGATGGGCGCGGCGCCCGGCGCCCCGGTCGTCGTCCTGGAGCCGAGTTGCGCCGCCACCCTCCGCACGGACCTGCCGGAGCTCCTACCCGGCGACCCGCGCGCCGCGGCGCTCGCCGCCTCCGTGCGCACCCTGGCCCGGTACCTGGAGGAGTACGCCCCCGACTGGACACCGCCCCGGCTGGACCGGCGCGTCGCCGGCCAGACCCACTGCCATCAGCACGCGGTGTTCGGCGACGCCGCCGAGCGCAGGCTCCGCGAACGGGCTGGCCTGACCGGCGAGCTGAGCGGAGGCTGCTGCGGGCTGGCCGGCAACTTCGGTTTCGAGAAGGGCCACCGGGACGTATCGGTGGCCTGCGCCGAGGACCAGCTCCTGCCCGCCGTGCGGGCGGCGGCGCCCGGTACGGAACTCCTGGCCGACGGCTTCTCCTGCCGCACCCAGCTGGACCAGCTGACGGGCCGCCGCGCCCGGCACCTCGCCGAGGTGCTGGCGGAGGGGCTGGACACGTAG
- a CDS encoding serine hydrolase domain-containing protein: MTDTGESTITVHGTVAAGFENVREEFAAVLAADHTEPGGQLAVYHHGRPVVDLWAGEGMAGDSLPAVYSSTKGAAHLVVALLVQDGVIDPDRTVASYWPEFAAEGKGGLTARELISHRAGLIWADGGFTVEELADDRVVAGRLAGQRPYWTPGTEYGYHALVIGALTGEVVRRVTGRSIQEIFEERVRAPYGLDFHLGLPEELEPRYVPIRPGVATPEQAAESAANPIDLDSLMAVAFGFASDPPLDMVALANTRAVRALGPASVGGVGSARGLAGMYAAAISEVDGRAPLLQPGTLAEIGRVRWTGTDVVTAEVDAFAFGFEASRAHYPALGEGAFGHSGAAGSQAYADPANGVAYGYTRRRFALPGGAAPENERLSAAVGEAVAKL, translated from the coding sequence ATGACGGACACCGGCGAAAGCACCATCACCGTGCACGGCACGGTCGCGGCGGGCTTCGAGAACGTGCGGGAGGAGTTCGCCGCCGTACTGGCCGCGGACCACACCGAACCGGGCGGGCAGCTCGCCGTGTACCACCACGGCCGGCCGGTGGTGGACCTGTGGGCCGGGGAGGGCATGGCCGGGGACTCGCTGCCCGCCGTGTACTCCTCGACCAAGGGCGCCGCCCATCTCGTCGTCGCCCTGCTCGTCCAGGACGGCGTCATCGATCCGGACCGTACCGTCGCGTCGTACTGGCCGGAGTTCGCCGCCGAGGGCAAGGGCGGACTGACGGCCCGTGAACTGATCTCGCACCGCGCCGGACTGATCTGGGCGGACGGCGGATTCACCGTCGAGGAGCTGGCCGACGACCGGGTCGTCGCCGGGCGGCTGGCGGGGCAGCGGCCCTACTGGACGCCCGGTACGGAGTACGGCTACCACGCGCTGGTGATCGGCGCCCTGACCGGCGAGGTGGTCCGGCGGGTCACCGGGCGGTCCATCCAGGAGATCTTCGAGGAGCGGGTGCGCGCCCCGTACGGACTCGACTTCCATCTGGGCCTGCCCGAGGAGCTCGAACCCCGCTACGTGCCCATCCGCCCCGGCGTCGCCACACCCGAGCAGGCCGCCGAGTCCGCGGCGAACCCGATCGACCTGGACAGCCTGATGGCGGTCGCGTTCGGCTTCGCGTCCGACCCGCCCCTCGACATGGTGGCTCTCGCCAACACCCGCGCGGTGCGCGCGCTCGGCCCGGCCTCCGTCGGCGGGGTGGGCTCGGCACGCGGGCTCGCGGGGATGTACGCGGCGGCGATCTCCGAGGTGGACGGCCGGGCACCCCTGCTCCAGCCGGGGACACTGGCCGAGATCGGCCGGGTGCGGTGGACGGGGACCGATGTGGTGACCGCCGAGGTCGACGCCTTCGCCTTCGGCTTCGAGGCTTCCCGGGCGCACTACCCGGCCCTGGGCGAGGGCGCCTTCGGTCACTCGGGAGCGGCCGGTTCACAGGCGTACGCCGACCCCGCCAACGGCGTGGCCTACGGCTACACCCGGCGCCGCTTCGCCCTGCCCGGCGGTGCGGCTCCGGAGAACGAGCGGCTGTCGGCGGCGGTCGGTGAGGCCGTCGCGAAGCTCTGA
- a CDS encoding LysR family transcriptional regulator, whose protein sequence is MSTGQGTGNGGRGIEVRHLRAFLAIADEGGVTRAATRLGVTQPVVSRTLAALERHLGVRLVDRSTHHLALTAEGLAFRDKAATAVGAFDEAIDPGRLRHWPLRLGHAWSAFGPYTTPLLRTWQRRHPETPLELLRIDDRTAGLTRGEVDAALLRGPVDTPGLVTEVLFTEERVAAVAADGPLAARTSLSLADLTGGAVVLNTVSGATTLGLWPLDARPAATLTVANTDDWLTAIAAGRGSGVSGASTAQMHPHAGVTYVPLDDAPPLPVLLARRDGPGHPAFPRLAALAREIVAREQREPPGNFTG, encoded by the coding sequence ATGAGCACTGGACAGGGCACAGGCAACGGCGGACGCGGTATCGAGGTCCGGCATCTGCGAGCCTTCCTCGCCATCGCGGACGAGGGCGGCGTGACCCGCGCCGCCACCCGGCTCGGCGTCACACAGCCCGTCGTCTCCCGTACGCTCGCCGCCCTCGAAAGGCACCTGGGTGTCCGGCTCGTCGACCGGTCCACCCACCACCTCGCCCTCACCGCCGAGGGCCTCGCCTTCCGCGACAAGGCCGCCACGGCGGTCGGCGCCTTCGACGAGGCCATCGATCCCGGCAGACTGCGCCACTGGCCGCTGCGGCTCGGGCACGCCTGGTCGGCGTTCGGCCCGTACACCACGCCGCTGCTGCGGACCTGGCAGCGGCGCCACCCCGAGACCCCACTGGAACTGCTGCGGATCGACGACCGTACGGCCGGCCTCACCCGTGGCGAGGTGGACGCGGCGCTGCTCCGCGGGCCCGTGGACACTCCGGGGCTCGTCACCGAGGTCCTGTTCACCGAGGAACGGGTGGCGGCCGTGGCCGCCGACGGCCCGCTCGCCGCCCGCACCTCGCTGTCCCTGGCCGACCTGACCGGAGGCGCGGTCGTCCTCAACACCGTCTCGGGTGCCACCACCCTCGGCCTGTGGCCCCTGGACGCACGCCCCGCCGCCACACTCACCGTCGCCAACACCGACGACTGGCTCACCGCCATCGCGGCAGGACGGGGCAGCGGGGTATCGGGCGCCTCCACCGCCCAGATGCATCCGCACGCCGGGGTCACCTACGTGCCGCTGGACGACGCCCCGCCGCTGCCGGTCCTGCTGGCCCGCCGGGACGGCCCAGGCCATCCCGCGTTCCCCCGACTGGCGGCGCTCGCACGGGAGATCGTGGCGCGCGAACAGCGCGAACCCCCCGGAAATTTCACCGGTTAG
- a CDS encoding EamA family transporter: MNDPRAAAEPAAAVAVPEAVSALDESGRPGGPGGRRTALGPVALVVAGGLSVQFGAAVAVLLMPRAGAFGVVTLRLAAAALVLLVICRPKLRGHSRADWGTVVAFGIAMGGMNTLFYQAADRIPLGAAVTLEVLGPLVLSVVASRRLVNLVWAVLALGGLVLLSGGGFDRLDPVGAAYALGAGAMWAAYIVFSARTGRRFPQADGLALAMVVAAVLSLPLGIMEAGSKLLVPSTLGLGIAVALLSSVLPYTLELMALRRLPAPTFAVLMSLEPAIAATAGFLILDQALSTTDALAIALVIGASMGAVRSQTRGSRKR; encoded by the coding sequence GTGAACGACCCGCGTGCTGCCGCCGAGCCGGCCGCTGCCGTTGCCGTACCCGAGGCGGTGTCCGCGCTCGACGAGTCCGGCCGGCCGGGCGGCCCCGGTGGCCGCCGAACCGCGCTCGGCCCGGTCGCGCTGGTGGTCGCGGGCGGGCTCTCCGTCCAGTTCGGCGCGGCGGTCGCCGTCCTGCTGATGCCGCGTGCAGGTGCGTTCGGCGTCGTCACACTGCGTCTCGCCGCCGCCGCGCTCGTCCTGCTGGTCATCTGCCGCCCGAAACTGCGGGGCCACTCGCGCGCGGATTGGGGCACCGTGGTGGCCTTCGGTATCGCCATGGGCGGCATGAACACGCTCTTCTACCAGGCCGCCGACCGCATCCCGCTGGGCGCCGCGGTCACGCTCGAGGTGCTGGGCCCGCTGGTCCTGTCGGTCGTGGCGTCCCGCCGTCTGGTCAACCTCGTCTGGGCGGTACTGGCGCTCGGCGGCCTGGTCCTGCTCAGCGGTGGGGGCTTCGACCGTCTCGACCCGGTCGGGGCGGCGTACGCCCTGGGCGCCGGTGCCATGTGGGCGGCGTACATCGTCTTCAGCGCCCGTACCGGCCGGCGCTTCCCGCAGGCGGACGGCCTGGCCCTGGCCATGGTGGTGGCGGCGGTTCTCTCGCTGCCGCTGGGCATCATGGAAGCGGGCTCGAAACTACTGGTCCCCTCCACGCTGGGCCTGGGCATCGCGGTGGCGCTGCTGAGCTCGGTCCTTCCGTACACCCTCGAACTCATGGCCCTGCGCCGGCTGCCCGCGCCCACCTTCGCGGTCCTGATGAGCCTCGAACCGGCCATCGCGGCCACGGCGGGCTTCCTCATCCTCGACCAGGCGCTCTCCACGACGGACGCCCTGGCCATCGCCCTGGTCATCGGGGCGAGCATGGGCGCGGTGCGCAGCCAGACGCGGGGCTCCCGGAAACGTTGA
- a CDS encoding DUF664 domain-containing protein, which produces MPERDDLLALVTDQRTNFLYTVAELDDAGARARTTVSELTLGGLLKHLGLVQRSWLDVVEGTAPAEVGWADLDPDGNRMTDAETVAGLLEAFHAAAADFDRTVREEADLDREVTLPSYPWSPPEPVVWTVRRVLWHIFREIAHHSGHADIVREALDGASTTARMAEAASKG; this is translated from the coding sequence ATGCCGGAACGCGACGATCTGCTCGCGCTCGTGACCGATCAGCGCACCAACTTCCTCTACACCGTCGCGGAACTCGACGACGCCGGGGCCCGTGCCCGGACGACGGTCAGCGAGCTGACCCTCGGCGGACTTCTCAAGCACCTGGGACTCGTGCAGCGCAGCTGGCTCGACGTCGTCGAGGGCACCGCCCCCGCCGAGGTCGGATGGGCGGACCTCGACCCCGACGGCAACCGGATGACCGACGCCGAGACGGTGGCCGGACTGCTGGAGGCCTTCCACGCGGCGGCGGCCGACTTCGACCGTACGGTGCGAGAAGAGGCCGACCTCGACCGCGAGGTGACGCTGCCCTCGTACCCCTGGTCGCCCCCGGAGCCGGTCGTCTGGACCGTCCGCCGCGTCCTGTGGCACATCTTCCGGGAGATCGCCCACCACAGCGGCCACGCCGACATCGTCCGCGAGGCGCTGGACGGCGCCAGCACCACGGCGAGGATGGCCGAGGCGGCGTCGAAGGGGTAG
- a CDS encoding TIGR03084 family metal-binding protein, with translation MPDASAVTAAVLDDMREEGDELDLLVAGLNANEWAAPTPAEGWTVAHQIAHLNWTDEVALVAATEPDAFSAEVEKALAAPGTFVDEAAEAAVTALTPEALLVEWREGRARLRAALRAAPAGTKLPWYGPPMSVASMATARLMETWAHGQDIADALGVTRKPTARLRHVARIGVRARDYAYFARGLKPPAEQFRVELRTEDGGTAEYGPEDAAQRVTGPLLDFCLLVTQRAHRDDLAVEAVGADAGQWLDIAQAFAGPAGPGRPRKDSR, from the coding sequence GTGCCCGACGCATCGGCCGTGACCGCCGCCGTGCTCGACGACATGCGTGAGGAGGGCGACGAACTCGACCTGCTCGTAGCGGGGTTGAACGCGAATGAGTGGGCCGCGCCGACTCCCGCCGAGGGGTGGACCGTCGCCCATCAGATCGCCCATCTCAACTGGACCGACGAGGTGGCACTGGTGGCCGCCACCGAGCCGGACGCCTTCTCCGCCGAGGTCGAGAAGGCGCTGGCCGCCCCCGGGACCTTCGTCGACGAGGCGGCCGAAGCAGCCGTCACCGCCCTGACGCCCGAAGCGCTGCTCGTGGAGTGGCGGGAGGGCCGGGCCCGGCTCCGGGCGGCACTCCGCGCGGCTCCGGCCGGGACGAAACTGCCCTGGTACGGCCCGCCCATGAGCGTCGCCTCGATGGCGACCGCGCGGCTCATGGAGACCTGGGCACACGGCCAGGACATCGCCGACGCGCTCGGCGTGACCAGGAAGCCGACCGCCCGGCTGCGGCACGTCGCCAGGATCGGCGTACGGGCCAGGGACTACGCCTACTTCGCGCGCGGCCTGAAGCCGCCCGCCGAGCAGTTCAGGGTCGAACTGCGCACCGAGGACGGCGGAACGGCCGAGTACGGCCCCGAGGACGCGGCCCAGCGGGTCACCGGGCCTCTCCTCGACTTCTGCCTGCTCGTCACCCAGCGAGCCCACCGGGACGACCTCGCCGTCGAGGCGGTGGGAGCCGACGCCGGGCAGTGGCTGGACATCGCGCAGGCCTTCGCCGGACCCGCCGGACCGGGGCGCCCCCGGAAGGACAGCCGGTGA
- a CDS encoding acyclic terpene utilization AtuA family protein: MNGPLRVGNASGFYGDRFDAVRDMLTEGPLDVLTGDYLAELTMLILGRSRLKDPKRGYASTFLRQLEENLGLAHERGVKIVANAGGLNPAGLADAVRELADRTGVPVRVAHVEGDGRPLPDGCLTANTYLGGGGIAACLRAGADIVVTGRVTDAALVTGPAAAHFGWGPDAHDALAGAVVAGHVLECGTQATGGNYAFFGEHDVRRPGFPLAEIHEDGSSVITKHDGTGGVVDIGTVTAQLLYETGGARYAGPDVTARLDTVRLTQEGRDRVRISGVRGEAPPPTLKVGLNRLGGWRNEVVFVLTGLDIDAKSRLVRAQFEDALDRAGSKPAEVRWELARTDRADAGTEETASALLRLVVRDPDPEAVGRAVSGAAVELALGSYPGFHVTAPPGKGAPYGVFEAAYVPVGEVEHVAVLPDGTRESVPTAGPYREIREVAEPGLPEPLPAGPTRTVPLGHVAGARSGDKGGDANVGVWVRTEDAWRWLAHELTVARFQELLPETAGLTVVRHVLPRLRALNFVVHGLLGEGVAAQARFDPQAKAVGEWLRSRHVAVPVQLLDEPEVNA; encoded by the coding sequence GTGAACGGGCCGCTGCGCGTCGGCAACGCGTCCGGCTTCTACGGCGACCGCTTCGACGCCGTACGCGACATGCTCACCGAGGGCCCGCTGGACGTCCTCACCGGGGACTACCTCGCCGAACTCACCATGCTGATCCTGGGCCGCAGCCGCCTCAAGGACCCGAAGCGCGGATACGCCTCGACCTTCCTCCGGCAGCTGGAGGAGAACCTCGGGCTCGCCCACGAGCGGGGCGTGAAGATCGTCGCCAACGCGGGCGGGCTGAATCCGGCCGGACTCGCCGACGCCGTGCGGGAGCTGGCGGACCGGACCGGCGTACCCGTGCGCGTCGCGCACGTCGAGGGCGACGGCCGGCCCTTGCCCGACGGCTGCCTCACCGCCAACACCTATCTCGGCGGCGGGGGCATCGCCGCCTGTCTGCGCGCCGGGGCCGACATCGTCGTCACCGGTCGGGTCACCGACGCCGCCCTCGTCACCGGGCCCGCCGCCGCACACTTCGGCTGGGGCCCGGACGCCCACGACGCCCTCGCCGGGGCAGTCGTCGCCGGGCACGTCCTGGAGTGCGGGACCCAGGCCACCGGCGGGAACTACGCCTTCTTCGGCGAGCACGACGTCCGCCGGCCCGGCTTCCCCCTCGCGGAGATCCACGAGGACGGAAGCAGCGTCATCACCAAGCACGACGGCACGGGTGGCGTCGTCGACATCGGCACCGTCACCGCCCAACTGCTGTACGAGACGGGTGGCGCCCGTTACGCCGGACCCGACGTCACGGCCCGGCTCGACACCGTCCGGCTGACACAGGAGGGCCGGGACCGGGTACGGATCAGCGGCGTACGCGGCGAGGCGCCGCCCCCCACGCTGAAGGTCGGGCTCAACCGGCTCGGCGGGTGGCGCAACGAGGTCGTCTTCGTACTGACCGGACTCGACATCGACGCCAAGTCCCGTCTCGTACGGGCCCAGTTCGAGGATGCCCTCGACCGTGCCGGCTCGAAGCCCGCCGAGGTGCGGTGGGAGCTCGCCCGCACCGACCGGGCCGACGCCGGCACCGAGGAGACCGCGAGCGCCCTGCTCCGGCTCGTCGTCCGCGATCCGGACCCGGAGGCCGTCGGCCGTGCCGTGTCCGGGGCGGCCGTCGAGCTGGCGCTCGGCAGCTACCCGGGCTTCCATGTGACGGCCCCGCCCGGGAAGGGCGCGCCGTACGGGGTGTTCGAAGCCGCCTACGTACCGGTGGGCGAGGTCGAGCACGTCGCCGTGCTGCCCGACGGGACCAGGGAGAGCGTCCCGACGGCCGGTCCGTACCGGGAGATCCGCGAGGTGGCGGAACCAGGCCTGCCGGAACCGCTGCCCGCCGGGCCCACCCGCACCGTACCCCTCGGGCACGTGGCCGGAGCCCGCAGCGGTGACAAGGGCGGGGACGCCAATGTCGGGGTGTGGGTCCGCACGGAGGACGCCTGGCGCTGGCTGGCCCACGAACTGACCGTGGCCCGCTTCCAGGAGCTGCTCCCGGAGACGGCCGGGCTCACCGTCGTACGCCATGTCCTGCCCCGGCTGCGCGCCCTCAACTTCGTCGTCCACGGCCTGCTCGGCGAGGGCGTCGCCGCGCAGGCCCGCTTCGATCCGCAGGCCAAGGCGGTGGGGGAGTGGCTGCGGTCCCGGCACGTCGCCGTCCCCGTGCAGCTGCTCGACGAACCGGAGGTGAACGCATGA